The Mercurialis annua linkage group LG2, ddMerAnnu1.2, whole genome shotgun sequence genome contains a region encoding:
- the LOC126669205 gene encoding pterin-4-alpha-carbinolamine dehydratase 2, mitochondrial-like: MDDLAAKKCVPCNAKDMRPMTEESATALVSKVDGWNLVKEDGKLKLNKSLKVRSFIKGLELFQLVGNVAEAEGHHPDLHLVGWNNVKIEIWTHAVGGLTENDFILAAKINGLKLHDLLKRKLESEK, translated from the coding sequence ATGGACGATTTAGCTGCTAAGAAGTGTGTACCATGCAACGCAAAGGATATGCGTCCAATGACAGAAGAAAGTGCTACTGCATTGGTGTCAAAGGTTGATGGGTGGAATTTAGTGAAGGAAGATGGTAAACTGAAGCttaataaatctttaaaagtAAGAAGTTTTATCAAAGGGTTGGAATTATTCCAGCTTGTAGGGAATGTTGCTGAAGCAGAAGGTCATCATCCAGATCTTCATCTTGTTGGATGGAATAATGTAAAAATCGAGATATGGACTCACGCCGTTGGTGGACTGACAGAAAACGACTTCATACTTGCTGCTAAAATCAATGGGCTTAAACTGCACGACTTACTGAAAAGGAAGCTCGAATCAGAGAAGTGA